A DNA window from Deltaproteobacteria bacterium contains the following coding sequences:
- a CDS encoding integration host factor subunit beta encodes MTKKELIKRVQKKIEEYPPKDISYAVHLVFDAMIRALKRNERIEIRGFGNITVRRRRSILGRNPKTSDVIRLPERKVPFFKVGKELHDMINGCK; translated from the coding sequence ATGACGAAAAAAGAGTTAATTAAACGGGTTCAAAAAAAAATAGAGGAATATCCCCCCAAAGATATATCATACGCAGTTCACTTGGTATTCGACGCAATGATTCGAGCCCTAAAAAGAAATGAACGGATAGAAATCAGGGGCTTCGGAAATATTACGGTCAGACGCAGACGATCGATACTGGGAAGAAATCCGAAAACATCTGATGTCATACGCCTTCCGGAGAGAAAGGTACCTTTTTTTAAGGTTGGTAAAGAACTCCATGACATGATTAATGGATGCAAGTAA